Proteins encoded together in one Marinobacter sp. Arc7-DN-1 window:
- a CDS encoding OprO/OprP family phosphate-selective porin, with product MAKKYLSLMLAVSAVSAQAGTVTTDGEDLVINTESGIEVKTSDDLASFQLGGRIQWDYDATQSDDNGVDTKDFDVRRARLYVKGHYGDWAYKTQFNVAESEGADGGDVEDLYIRYLGFGSVASVTIGKQKEPFGLEELTSSKDISALERSAMTERYAPGRSGGIQLSGKGSNWTYGIGYFEADGDGSNDFNNTAITARGTFAPIQTNDAVVHLGAGYTTREADVQADEIDTYNLELAGRMGPFHAQAEYFDSEEGQLDVDGYYVQLGWVITGESRPYKAGVFKRVKPSSPRGAWEVIARFEEGDGKYSDVGLATTDGEQTTLGVNYYANKNVRLGLSYMDGEQASGESGDEVRARFQYAF from the coding sequence ATGGCTAAGAAATATTTGAGCTTGATGCTGGCGGTTTCCGCTGTTTCCGCACAGGCCGGTACTGTTACGACTGACGGTGAGGACCTGGTGATCAATACCGAGAGTGGTATTGAGGTCAAAACGTCTGATGATTTGGCATCCTTTCAGCTTGGTGGCCGTATCCAGTGGGATTACGACGCAACGCAGTCGGATGACAACGGCGTTGATACCAAGGATTTTGATGTGCGGCGTGCACGCTTATACGTCAAGGGCCATTATGGCGACTGGGCCTACAAGACTCAGTTTAACGTCGCGGAAAGTGAGGGTGCCGACGGCGGTGACGTCGAAGACCTTTACATTCGGTACCTGGGGTTTGGCTCAGTTGCAAGCGTCACCATCGGTAAGCAGAAAGAGCCTTTCGGCCTGGAAGAACTGACAAGCTCGAAAGACATTTCCGCGCTAGAGCGCTCCGCCATGACCGAGCGTTATGCTCCCGGACGCAGTGGCGGTATTCAGCTGAGCGGGAAGGGAAGTAACTGGACCTACGGTATCGGTTATTTTGAAGCGGATGGTGACGGCAGCAACGACTTCAATAATACGGCGATAACGGCACGGGGTACGTTTGCGCCGATTCAAACGAATGATGCCGTTGTTCATCTTGGCGCGGGTTATACCACGCGTGAGGCCGATGTTCAGGCTGATGAAATCGATACCTACAATCTGGAACTGGCTGGCCGTATGGGGCCTTTCCACGCTCAGGCCGAATACTTCGATTCCGAGGAAGGGCAGTTGGATGTCGATGGCTACTACGTGCAGCTCGGCTGGGTCATTACCGGAGAGAGTCGCCCCTACAAAGCGGGCGTGTTTAAGCGGGTAAAGCCGTCATCGCCCAGAGGTGCCTGGGAAGTAATCGCCCGTTTTGAAGAGGGTGATGGAAAATACAGTGACGTGGGGCTGGCCACAACCGACGGCGAGCAAACGACGCTGGGTGTTAACTACTACGCCAATAAGAATGTCCGACTCGGCTTGAGCTACATGGACGGCGAGCAAGCCAGCGGCGAAAGCGGAGATGAGGTCCGTGCGCGGTTCCAGTATGCGTTTTGA